From one Streptomyces mobaraensis genomic stretch:
- a CDS encoding saccharopine dehydrogenase family protein yields MDDDMHGDMDDDIQADPAGPVLVAGGYGTVGAELARLAAPHWPLLLTGRTPGRGRALAEETGAEARRWDLTDPEPFRARVRAVVGAVNDPDDRILRAALRGGVPYVDVTRWTARLQRAAAVAALAPPRAPVLLSSAWMGGVTALVAAALADELGGAAAVEIAVRYDLKDRAGADSVEFMDRLGLDYEVTEGGRRRMAVPLSDARCVTVGGHRTKVARIDTPEQFTLPLSLDVETATTRIGFSSGTSTAALLALKRTGFFRWGRGDRFTGLRRSLLYAPGGGGVARCRVDVRGRAGGCRSALVADPAGQAHLTAVGAYAGIRRVLGEDGAPPPAGLVFPEHTPAPRDVLPALERAGVEVSVA; encoded by the coding sequence ATGGACGACGACATGCACGGCGACATGGACGACGACATACAGGCCGACCCGGCGGGCCCGGTGCTCGTGGCGGGCGGTTACGGGACGGTCGGCGCGGAGCTGGCCCGCCTGGCGGCGCCGCACTGGCCGCTGCTGCTCACCGGCCGCACACCCGGGCGGGGCAGGGCCCTGGCCGAGGAGACCGGCGCGGAGGCGCGCCGCTGGGACCTGACGGATCCGGAGCCGTTCCGGGCCCGGGTCCGGGCCGTGGTGGGCGCGGTGAACGACCCCGACGACCGGATCCTGCGCGCCGCGCTCCGGGGCGGGGTGCCCTACGTGGACGTCACCCGCTGGACCGCGCGGCTCCAGCGCGCGGCGGCCGTCGCGGCCCTGGCGCCGCCCCGGGCCCCGGTCCTGCTGTCGTCCGCCTGGATGGGAGGGGTCACCGCGCTGGTCGCCGCGGCGCTGGCGGACGAACTGGGCGGTGCCGCCGCCGTGGAGATCGCCGTCCGGTACGACCTGAAGGACCGGGCGGGCGCCGACTCGGTGGAGTTCATGGACCGGCTGGGCCTGGACTACGAGGTGACCGAGGGCGGGCGGCGCCGCATGGCCGTGCCGCTCAGCGACGCCCGGTGCGTCACCGTCGGCGGACACCGTACGAAGGTGGCGCGGATCGACACGCCGGAGCAGTTCACCCTGCCCCTGTCGCTGGATGTGGAGACGGCGACGACCAGGATCGGCTTCAGCTCCGGCACCTCGACCGCCGCCCTGCTCGCACTCAAACGGACGGGCTTCTTCCGCTGGGGGCGCGGCGACCGGTTCACCGGACTGCGGCGCTCACTGCTGTACGCGCCGGGCGGCGGGGGAGTGGCCCGCTGCCGCGTCGACGTCCGCGGCCGGGCGGGCGGGTGCCGCTCGGCGCTGGTCGCCGACCCCGCCGGACAGGCCCACCTCACCGCCGTCGGGGCCTACGCGGGCATCCGGCGGGTGCTCGGCGAGGACGGTGCCCCGCCGCCCGCCGGGCTGGTCTTCCCGGAGCACACCCCGGCCCCGCGCGACGTCCTCCCCGCGCTGGAACGGGCCGGGGTGGAGGTGAGCGTCGCGTGA
- a CDS encoding MFS transporter → MPPASAPTLPTPARVRFPSLSPSPSPSVPEEPPGGRRAALVWGVGVCVYLVAIVFRTSLGVAGLDAADRFHINASALSTFSILQLLIYAGMQIPVGLMIDRLGPKRVLVLGAALFTAGQLGFALSPTYGTALASRALLGCGDAMTFISVLRLGSRWFPAHRAPVISQVAALIGTVGNLVSTLVIPRALHGLGWTVTFAGSAAAGALVLVLTLLFLRDHPEGHTPPPVPAAGAAYVRRQIAAAWREPGTRLGMWVHFTAQFPATVFMLLWGLPFLVQAQGLTREAAGGLLALSAVSAMAVGPVYGQVVSRRPAARTALALGTVAATALVWAAVLGWPGAHAPMGLLAALCLVLGACGPASLIGFDCARPANPPERQGTASGIVNMGGFIASMATLLAVGLLLDATGDDYRIAFSSVFVVQALGVSRILRLRPRAAGRGGGRGRTVLAGGFGRARGGVEPVRVPV, encoded by the coding sequence ATGCCCCCCGCCTCAGCCCCCACCTTGCCGACCCCTGCCCGCGTCCGGTTCCCCTCCCTGTCCCCTTCTCCCTCCCCCTCCGTGCCGGAGGAGCCCCCGGGCGGTCGGCGGGCCGCGCTGGTGTGGGGCGTCGGCGTGTGCGTGTACCTCGTCGCGATCGTCTTCCGGACCAGCCTCGGGGTCGCCGGGCTCGACGCCGCGGACCGCTTCCACATCAACGCGTCCGCGCTGTCGACGTTCTCGATCCTCCAGCTGCTGATCTACGCGGGGATGCAGATCCCCGTCGGGCTGATGATCGACCGGCTCGGCCCCAAGCGCGTCCTCGTCCTCGGCGCCGCGCTGTTCACCGCCGGACAGCTCGGCTTCGCGCTGAGCCCGACGTACGGCACCGCGCTGGCGTCGCGCGCGCTGCTCGGCTGCGGGGACGCCATGACGTTCATCAGCGTGCTGCGGCTGGGCTCGCGGTGGTTCCCCGCCCACCGGGCGCCGGTGATCTCGCAGGTGGCGGCGCTGATCGGGACGGTCGGCAACCTCGTCTCCACGCTCGTCATCCCCCGGGCGCTGCACGGTCTCGGCTGGACCGTGACCTTCGCGGGCAGCGCGGCGGCCGGTGCCCTGGTGCTCGTCCTCACCCTGCTGTTCCTCCGGGACCACCCGGAGGGGCACACTCCGCCGCCCGTGCCGGCCGCGGGGGCCGCGTACGTCCGGCGGCAGATCGCCGCCGCCTGGCGGGAGCCGGGCACCCGGCTGGGCATGTGGGTGCACTTCACGGCCCAGTTCCCGGCCACGGTCTTCATGCTGCTGTGGGGGCTCCCGTTCCTCGTCCAGGCGCAGGGCCTGACCCGGGAGGCGGCCGGCGGGCTGCTCGCCCTGTCCGCGGTGTCCGCCATGGCCGTCGGGCCGGTGTACGGGCAGGTGGTCTCCCGCCGTCCCGCCGCCCGGACGGCGCTGGCGCTCGGCACGGTGGCCGCGACCGCCCTGGTGTGGGCGGCCGTGCTCGGCTGGCCGGGGGCGCACGCGCCGATGGGGCTGCTGGCGGCGCTCTGCCTGGTGCTCGGCGCGTGCGGCCCGGCGTCGCTGATCGGCTTCGACTGCGCCCGTCCCGCGAACCCGCCGGAGCGGCAGGGCACCGCGTCGGGCATCGTCAACATGGGCGGTTTCATCGCGTCGATGGCGACGCTGCTGGCCGTCGGCCTCCTGCTGGACGCCACCGGCGACGACTACCGGATCGCCTTCTCCTCGGTCTTCGTCGTCCAGGCGCTCGGCGTCTCCCGCATCCTCCGGCTCCGGCCGCGCGCCGCGGGGCGGGGCGGCGGGCGCGGGCGCACAGTCCTGGCCGGCGGGTTCGGCCGGGCCCGCGGCGGTGTCGAGCCGGTACGCGTTCCGGTCTGA
- a CDS encoding TetR/AcrR family transcriptional regulator, translating into MTGKLTRQGSARRAALLDAAEAVLVAQGNADTSLRAVAAEAGVRLGHLQHYFPTRAELVRAVLERALDRSLERLTGPAGLSGPDRAAPAEAVAVVLAEQDDPHLVRLFVEVWALAARDEAIAGAVRAFYRRYADHVAAYVRDIRPEWSAEHCRGRAETFVALIEGASLLRSGIAGHRSAATDAYLVEAAVRLLRD; encoded by the coding sequence GTGACCGGCAAGCTGACCCGGCAGGGCAGCGCCCGCCGGGCGGCCCTGCTCGACGCCGCCGAGGCCGTGCTCGTCGCCCAGGGCAACGCGGACACGTCCCTGCGGGCCGTCGCGGCCGAGGCGGGCGTCCGCCTCGGGCACCTCCAGCACTACTTCCCGACCCGGGCGGAACTCGTCAGGGCCGTCCTGGAACGGGCGCTGGACCGCTCGCTGGAGCGGCTGACCGGCCCGGCCGGCCTCAGCGGCCCCGACCGCGCCGCGCCGGCCGAGGCCGTGGCCGTCGTCCTGGCCGAACAGGACGACCCGCACCTCGTCCGGCTGTTCGTCGAGGTCTGGGCCCTCGCCGCACGGGACGAGGCCATCGCGGGGGCGGTCCGCGCCTTCTACCGCCGCTACGCGGACCACGTGGCCGCCTACGTGCGTGACATCCGGCCGGAGTGGTCCGCCGAGCACTGCCGGGGCCGCGCGGAGACTTTCGTGGCACTGATCGAGGGCGCGTCCCTCCTCCGCTCGGGCATCGCGGGCCACCGCTCGGCGGCGACGGACGCGTACCTCGTCGAGGCGGCGGTTCGGCTGCTGCGGGACTGA
- a CDS encoding FAD-dependent oxidoreductase, with amino-acid sequence MTQSIPRWSHASAERAPARGPADRRGRTVVVIGAGPYGLSVAAHLRERGLAVRVFGEVMGSWRHAMATGMYLKSTPAATDLSTPRADGRLADFRRERGEPELTELTPIPCEVFVAYGMWFAARFVDDVDPRRVTSVERDPGGFTVRLHDGEPVPASAVVVATGLGALAHIPRELRRLAPGGPGPDALLSHTSHHTDLSRYAGLRVAVVGGGQSALESAALLHEAGARPSVLVRAPRVRWGDTPVLERPLLDRLARPASPLGTGWILAGLCAAPQAVSQLPSPARLLIHRRALGPSGGWWLRDRVEGVVPVHTGCRVERADAVGERARMTLTGPGDAPRELVADHVLAATGYRVDLDALTFLPPPLRRAVIRVPGSGAPRLTGAFRSSVPGLYFTGALAAPMFGPMLRFVAGTEFAARRITRHLARHAPRP; translated from the coding sequence ATGACGCAGTCGATTCCGCGATGGTCGCACGCTTCGGCCGAGCGCGCTCCGGCCCGGGGCCCGGCGGACCGCCGCGGCCGTACGGTGGTGGTGATCGGAGCCGGCCCTTACGGCCTGTCGGTCGCGGCGCACCTCCGCGAACGCGGCCTGGCGGTACGGGTGTTCGGCGAGGTGATGGGCAGCTGGCGGCACGCGATGGCGACCGGCATGTACCTGAAATCCACGCCCGCGGCCACCGACCTGTCGACGCCCCGGGCGGACGGCCGGCTGGCCGACTTCCGGCGCGAGCGCGGGGAACCGGAGCTGACCGAACTCACCCCCATCCCCTGCGAGGTCTTCGTCGCCTACGGGATGTGGTTCGCCGCGAGGTTCGTCGACGACGTCGACCCGCGACGGGTGACGTCCGTCGAACGCGATCCGGGCGGCTTCACCGTCCGGCTCCACGACGGCGAGCCGGTGCCGGCCTCGGCGGTGGTCGTCGCCACCGGCCTGGGCGCGCTCGCCCACATCCCGCGCGAGCTGCGGCGGTTGGCCCCGGGAGGTCCGGGCCCCGACGCGCTGCTGTCCCACACCAGCCACCACACCGACCTCTCCCGGTACGCCGGGCTGCGGGTCGCCGTCGTCGGCGGCGGGCAGTCGGCCCTGGAGAGCGCCGCCCTGCTGCACGAGGCCGGCGCCCGGCCGTCCGTCCTGGTCCGCGCCCCACGGGTGCGCTGGGGCGACACCCCGGTCCTCGAGCGGCCGCTCCTCGACCGGCTCGCCCGGCCGGCCTCGCCGCTCGGCACCGGCTGGATCCTGGCCGGACTGTGCGCCGCACCCCAGGCGGTCAGCCAACTGCCCTCGCCCGCACGGCTGTTGATTCACCGCCGCGCCCTGGGCCCCTCCGGCGGCTGGTGGCTGCGCGACCGCGTCGAGGGCGTCGTCCCCGTCCACACCGGCTGCCGCGTCGAGCGCGCCGACGCCGTGGGGGAGCGGGCCCGTATGACGCTGACGGGCCCGGGAGACGCCCCCCGGGAGCTCGTCGCCGACCACGTACTGGCCGCCACCGGCTACCGCGTCGACCTCGACGCCCTCACCTTCCTGCCCCCGCCTCTGCGCCGGGCGGTGATCCGCGTGCCGGGCTCGGGGGCCCCGCGTCTGACCGGCGCCTTCCGGTCGTCCGTCCCCGGCCTCTACTTCACCGGCGCCCTGGCCGCGCCCATGTTCGGGCCGATGCTCCGCTTCGTCGCCGGCACCGAGTTCGCCGCCCGGCGCATCACCCGCCACCTCGCCCGGCACGCACCGCGCCCCTGA
- a CDS encoding SpoIIE family protein phosphatase: MPRSGVDGPPAVADGPATPGLPGAPAGGPGGRGASADGDDPPASGLGRLAATVARLREEVLRAHAAADGRALLEMAKGVLMERLRLSPVQAARQLDELADAAGVPPLELAADIVNQAARDRLSDAARDFLARVGDGAREPAGDGSSVAVRLRTAESGALAAGDTQAVARALLEHALTPLGATAVAIWASGSGGSLRLAGYAGIPADEAVRWHYVPPGVATPARRALAARDQLWFDDLSATGLPSVAHRLLPAGGRVALPVETQGRILGVLEICWPGAPAQRLPAVRRQFDALAELVAHTLETLPAGRPEPVPADPGPELVELADSLYDPALVLRAESDERGRLVDFRIRHANPRFTDPGGRPRGAVAGALLLEAYPLAAEENGLFAKVEHVHATGEPFRAEGMPFTAIVGQVRVPTTADVSISRHGREVLLIWRLAGETARLAHLLRHAQRLGRIGGFEEDLTTGRIIWSEQLFSLHGLPATAPAVPLEQLASLAHPDDTAAIGRFLRTVLHHRRPASTAFRLQRPDGITRHIRVVAEPVLDADGRLVAVRGAFQDISAQHWTEVALAATRDQLAYSEQRTAERNRLARQLQQAIMPPAHGPIDAPDLDIAVRYRPAEDDSLVGGDWYDAIVLPSKRVLLSVGDVAGHGIEAATGMVALRNALRGLATTGAGPAQLLGWLNLVAHHLTDQVTATAICALYDTETRVLRWARAGHLPPVLIRGGRAETVPLVRGLLLGAIGETEYEEGEIQLEQDDVLLLYTDGLIERKDRSLEDSLEQLVALAGRGGATLEQRLDRLLTHSGSDTDDDTCVVGVRLRSPDPVG; the protein is encoded by the coding sequence GTGCCGCGCTCCGGCGTGGACGGCCCCCCGGCCGTCGCTGACGGCCCGGCCACTCCCGGTCTCCCCGGCGCGCCCGCGGGCGGACCCGGTGGCCGGGGCGCGTCCGCCGACGGCGACGATCCGCCCGCCTCCGGGCTCGGCCGGCTCGCCGCCACCGTGGCGCGGCTGCGCGAGGAGGTGCTGCGCGCGCACGCCGCGGCGGACGGGCGGGCGCTGCTGGAGATGGCCAAGGGCGTGCTGATGGAGCGGCTGCGGCTGAGCCCGGTGCAGGCCGCCCGGCAGCTGGACGAGCTGGCCGACGCCGCCGGCGTTCCCCCGCTGGAGCTCGCCGCCGACATCGTCAACCAGGCGGCGCGGGACCGGCTCTCCGACGCGGCGCGGGACTTCCTCGCCCGGGTGGGCGACGGCGCGCGGGAACCGGCGGGTGACGGGTCGTCCGTCGCCGTGCGGCTGCGGACCGCCGAGAGCGGCGCGCTCGCCGCCGGGGACACCCAGGCCGTCGCCCGCGCGCTGCTGGAGCACGCCCTGACGCCGCTCGGCGCCACCGCCGTCGCCATCTGGGCGTCCGGTTCCGGCGGTTCCCTGCGCCTGGCGGGGTACGCGGGCATTCCGGCCGACGAGGCCGTGCGCTGGCACTACGTACCGCCGGGGGTGGCCACGCCCGCCCGCCGGGCGCTGGCCGCCCGCGACCAGCTGTGGTTCGACGACCTGTCCGCCACCGGGCTGCCCTCCGTGGCCCACCGGCTGCTGCCGGCCGGCGGCCGGGTCGCGCTGCCGGTCGAGACGCAGGGGCGGATCCTCGGCGTGCTGGAGATCTGCTGGCCGGGCGCCCCGGCCCAGCGCCTGCCCGCCGTGCGGCGGCAGTTCGACGCGCTCGCCGAGCTCGTCGCGCACACCCTGGAGACGCTGCCCGCCGGCCGTCCGGAGCCGGTGCCGGCCGATCCCGGCCCGGAGCTCGTCGAGCTGGCTGACAGCCTGTACGACCCGGCGCTGGTGCTGCGCGCCGAGTCGGACGAGCGGGGCCGCCTGGTGGACTTCCGGATCCGGCACGCCAATCCGCGCTTCACCGATCCGGGCGGCCGGCCGCGCGGCGCGGTCGCCGGTGCCCTGCTGCTGGAGGCGTATCCGCTGGCGGCGGAGGAGAACGGGCTGTTCGCCAAGGTGGAGCACGTGCACGCCACGGGTGAGCCGTTCCGCGCCGAGGGCATGCCGTTCACGGCGATCGTCGGGCAGGTGCGGGTGCCCACCACGGCGGACGTCAGCATCAGCCGGCACGGCCGGGAGGTGCTGCTGATCTGGCGGCTCGCCGGGGAGACGGCCCGGCTGGCCCATCTGCTGCGGCATGCCCAGCGGCTGGGCAGGATCGGCGGGTTCGAGGAGGACCTCACCACCGGGCGGATCATCTGGAGCGAGCAGCTGTTCTCGCTGCACGGGCTGCCCGCGACCGCGCCGGCGGTCCCGCTGGAGCAGCTCGCCAGTCTGGCCCACCCGGACGACACGGCGGCCATCGGCCGGTTCCTGCGGACGGTCCTGCACCACCGCAGGCCCGCGTCGACGGCCTTCCGGCTCCAGCGGCCGGACGGCATCACACGGCACATCCGCGTCGTCGCCGAGCCGGTCCTCGACGCCGACGGCCGACTGGTCGCGGTGCGCGGCGCGTTCCAGGACATCTCGGCGCAGCACTGGACGGAGGTGGCGCTGGCGGCCACCCGCGACCAGCTCGCGTACAGCGAGCAGCGGACGGCCGAGCGCAACCGGCTGGCCCGGCAGCTCCAGCAGGCCATCATGCCGCCCGCGCACGGTCCGATCGACGCCCCGGACCTGGACATCGCGGTGCGCTACCGCCCGGCGGAGGACGACAGTCTCGTCGGCGGCGACTGGTACGACGCGATCGTGCTGCCGTCGAAGCGGGTGCTGCTGTCGGTGGGGGACGTGGCCGGGCACGGTATCGAGGCGGCGACGGGCATGGTGGCGCTGCGCAACGCGCTGCGCGGCCTGGCGACGACCGGCGCCGGCCCGGCCCAGCTGCTGGGCTGGCTCAACCTCGTCGCCCACCACCTGACCGACCAGGTGACCGCCACCGCGATCTGCGCGCTGTACGACACGGAGACCCGGGTGCTGCGGTGGGCCCGCGCGGGCCATCTGCCGCCGGTGCTGATCCGCGGCGGGCGGGCGGAGACGGTCCCGCTGGTGCGGGGGCTGCTGCTGGGCGCCATCGGGGAGACGGAGTACGAGGAGGGCGAGATCCAGCTCGAACAGGACGATGTGCTGCTGCTGTACACGGACGGGCTGATCGAGCGGAAGGACCGCTCCCTGGAGGACAGCCTGGAGCAGCTGGTGGCGCTCGCGGGCCGGGGCGGTGCCACGCTGGAGCAGCGGCTGGACCGGCTGCTCACCCACAGCGGTTCGGACACCGACGACGACACGTGCGTCGTCGGTGTCCGGCTGCGGTCGCCGGATCCGGTGGGCTGA
- a CDS encoding MFS transporter translates to MPPLPPHRTAPAPHRRWWILGVLSTAQLLVVLDGTVMNIALPSAQADLGFSDGGRQWIVTAYALAFGSFLLLGGRIADLFGRRAAFLAGLAGFAGTSALAGVAGGFGVLVAARAGQGLSSALLAPAALSLVGITFTEPGERATAFGVWGAAAGAGGAVGMPLGGVLTQYLGWRWAMYANTVVAGLALAAGALLLARDRHPRASRLDVPGTLLVGTGLFCLVYGFAAAGSHPWSAVATWGFLAAASVLLTAFAGWQTRARHPLLPPRVVLDRDRAASLIALLQTSSAVFGVFLFGTYYLQRSLGYGPAATGLAYLPMIAALIATSPLATRVLLPRLGPRTVIAAGAALAASGLLLLGSLGLDSPYPTAVLPALVLAGAGLGTIITATTSLATLGVAPDDSGVASATVNTMQYAGGSIGVALLTTVSTATAAARLAGRAGPDAAARAQADLAGYHAAFRCLAAAFAVCLLVAVPLYRRSPTARRTDAAPERAG, encoded by the coding sequence ATGCCGCCCCTGCCCCCGCACCGCACCGCCCCCGCGCCGCACCGCCGCTGGTGGATCCTGGGCGTCCTGAGCACGGCCCAGCTGCTGGTGGTGCTCGACGGCACCGTCATGAACATCGCGCTGCCCTCGGCCCAGGCCGACCTCGGCTTCTCCGACGGCGGCCGGCAGTGGATCGTCACCGCCTACGCGCTCGCCTTCGGCAGCTTCCTGCTGCTCGGCGGCCGGATCGCCGACCTGTTCGGGCGGCGGGCCGCCTTCCTCGCCGGCCTGGCCGGGTTCGCCGGCACCTCCGCCCTCGCCGGCGTGGCCGGCGGCTTCGGCGTCCTCGTCGCGGCCCGCGCCGGGCAGGGCCTCTCCAGCGCCCTGCTGGCCCCCGCCGCCCTCTCGCTCGTCGGCATCACCTTCACCGAGCCGGGGGAGCGCGCGACGGCGTTCGGCGTCTGGGGCGCGGCGGCCGGTGCGGGCGGCGCGGTGGGCATGCCGCTCGGCGGCGTCCTGACGCAGTACCTGGGCTGGCGCTGGGCCATGTACGCCAACACCGTCGTCGCCGGCCTGGCGCTGGCCGCCGGGGCGCTGCTCCTCGCCCGGGACCGGCACCCCCGCGCCTCCCGGCTCGACGTCCCCGGCACCCTGCTCGTCGGAACCGGCCTGTTCTGCCTGGTCTACGGCTTCGCCGCGGCCGGGAGCCACCCGTGGTCCGCCGTCGCCACCTGGGGGTTCCTCGCCGCCGCCAGCGTCCTGCTCACGGCCTTCGCCGGGTGGCAGACCCGGGCGCGGCACCCGCTGCTGCCGCCGCGCGTCGTCCTGGACCGCGACCGGGCCGCCTCCCTGATCGCCCTCCTCCAGACCAGCTCGGCGGTCTTCGGCGTCTTCCTCTTCGGCACCTACTATCTCCAGCGCTCCTTGGGGTACGGCCCGGCCGCGACCGGGCTCGCCTACCTCCCGATGATCGCCGCGCTCATCGCGACGTCGCCGCTGGCCACCCGCGTCCTCCTGCCGCGCCTCGGGCCCCGGACGGTGATCGCGGCCGGCGCGGCCCTGGCCGCCTCCGGCCTCCTTCTGCTGGGCTCCCTCGGCCTCGACAGCCCGTACCCGACCGCCGTCCTCCCGGCGCTCGTCCTCGCCGGCGCCGGACTCGGCACGATCATCACGGCCACCACCAGCCTGGCCACCCTCGGGGTGGCACCGGACGACTCCGGGGTGGCCTCGGCGACCGTCAACACCATGCAGTACGCGGGCGGTTCGATCGGCGTGGCCCTGCTCACCACCGTCTCCACGGCCACCGCCGCCGCCCGCCTCGCCGGGCGCGCCGGCCCGGACGCGGCCGCCCGCGCCCAGGCCGACCTCGCCGGCTACCACGCCGCCTTCCGCTGCCTGGCCGCCGCCTTCGCCGTCTGCCTCCTCGTCGCCGTCCCGCTCTACCGCCGCTCACCGACGGCCCGCCGCACGGACGCGGCACCGGAACGGGCGGGGTGA